From Apium graveolens cultivar Ventura chromosome 9, ASM990537v1, whole genome shotgun sequence, the proteins below share one genomic window:
- the LOC141684387 gene encoding uncharacterized protein LOC141684387, whose amino-acid sequence MDYSAVASYSSLKDILSVNLSSCVEGNTHVQSYQQSPVVIGSGRIVVPLRPRCLVRSVYLDEVNSSAQDRRTSDKYVVNVGRTSREIVKIEKPPNFSKASPDGPYVDNNEETNNKILQTLCNRGKLINAFKLVDVMTRQNQIPFAPYCIYLIRGLIRTEQTDKAAKILRLMVMSGGIPDIITYNMLVRGLCMKGHLKFAIDILEDMSLTGCPPDVITYNTILRSMFDHGKSDHAVEFWKDQLRKGCPPYVITYTVLIELVYKHMGILRAMEVLEDLAVEGCYPDLVTYNSMLSFACRQGQIGDSVLIIRNLLSHGMEPNAVTYNTLLHAICSQGALNQVDEILFFMHETSHPPTIITYNILINGFCKYGLVERAIDFFNQMVSRNCSPDIITYNTLIRALCNEGLIDETLQILESISDSSCSPTLFTYNIVIDGLAKHGFMGKAMDLYSHMIEHKIVPDDITHRCLIWGFCRTDQVEDALEILKLMGKKNHRIRNSAYRMMIHGLCKKKKVDVAIQILEIMISSRVSPDETIYSTIIEGVAAAGMAEEATELHRKMIEWKVFKEESVLSVN is encoded by the coding sequence ATGGATTACAGTGCTGTTGCCAGTTATAGTTCTTTAAAAGATATCCTGTCCGTTAATCTCAGCAGTTGTGTCGAGGGTAATACACATGTTCAGTCTTACCAGCAGTCCCCAGTTGTTATTGGGTCGGGGAGAATTGTAGTTCCCTTGCGTCCTAGATGTCTGGTTAGAAGTGTTTACCTTGATGAAGTCAATTCTAGTGCACAAGATCGGCGGACCTCAGATAAATACGTAGTAAATGTTGGTAGGACATCTAGAGAGATAGTGAAAATCGAGAAGCCTCCTAATTTTTCAAAAGCTTCTCCAGATGGGCCTTATGTTGATAataatgaagaaaccaacaacaaaaTTCTTCAAACTTTATGTAATCGTGGAAAGTTAATTAACGCGTTCAAGTTGGTTGATGTAATGACACGTCAAAATCAAATACCCTTTGCCCCATATTGCATATACTTAATAAGGGGTCTTATTAGAACTGAACAAACAGATAAAGCTGCCAAGATCCTAAGGCTGATGGTCATGTCAGGTGGCATCCCCGATATCATTACGTACAATATGTTAGTGCGTGGTTTGTGCATGAAGGGGCATTTGAAATTTGCTATTGATATCTTGGAGGATATGAGCTTGACTGGATGTCCGCCAGATGTAATTACTTACAACACTATACTTCGCTCAATGTTTGATCATGGAAAGTCTGATCATGCTGTTGAATTTTGGAAGGATCAGTTAAGAAAGGGTTGCCCTCCTTATGTTATCACTTATACAGTTCTTATCGAGCTAGTATACAAACACATGGGGATTCTACGAGCTATGGAAGTACTGGAGGACTTGGCTGTTGAGGGTTGTTATCCGGACCTTGTGACCTATAATTCTATGCTAAGTTTTGCTTGTCGACAAGGACAAATTGGAGATTCAGTGTTGATCATCCGTAATCTTTTATCACATGGGATGGAACCCAATGCTGTGACATATAACACACTTCTCCATGCGATTTGTAGTCAAGGGGCTTTGAATCAGGTAGATGAGATTCTGTTTTTCATGCATGAAACTTCTCATCCTCCTACAATTATTACTTACAACATTTTGATAAATGGTTTTTGTAAGTATGGACTTGTAGAACGTGCCATTGATTTTTTCAATCAGATGGTTTCTCGAAATTGTTCTCCTGATATAATTACTTATAACACCCTCATACGTGCTCTCTGTAACGAGGGACTGATAGATGAAACCCTCCAAATTCTTGAATCTATAAGTGATAGCAGCTGCTCACCTACTTTGTTCACTTATAACATTGTGATAGATGGACTTGCAAAACATGGTTTCATGGGGAAAGCTATGGATCTGTATAGTCATATGATTGAGCACAAGATAGTTCCTGATGATATTACCCATCGATGCTTGATTTGGGGTTTCTGCCGAACAGATCAGGTAGAGGATGCATTGGAAATTCTGAAGTTGATGGGAAAGAAAAACCACAGGATCAGAAATAGTGCTTACAGAATGATGATTCATGGATTATGTAAGAAAAAGAAGGTGGATGTTGCAATACAGATCCTAGAAATTATGATCTCATCTCGAGTCTCACCTGATGAGACTATCTATTCGACAATTATCGAAGGGGTAGCTGCTGCTGGTATGGCAGAGGAGGCAACGGAGTTGCATAGGAAAATGATAGAATGGAAAGTATTCAAAGAAGAAAGTGTTTTAAGTGTCAACTAA